Sequence from the Bremerella volcania genome:
CTCCACGCAATGCTTCCTCGCGCGGTAACGCGACTGGTTCACCCCGACCCGGATGCCGGTCTGGAATCGGTTCCCATCGAAGCGATCCGGCCAGGCGATTGGATCCACGTTCGAGCAGGGGATGTGATCCCGGTGGATGGCAAACTCGTATGTGGATCTACCTTGATTGATCTTTCGATACTCACCGGCGAATCATGTGGAGTCGAAGCCAGGCAGGGAGACCGAGTCTACAGCGGCAGTACGAATATCAGCAGTTCGATCGTCATCGAAACGACGCTCGTCGGAACCGATACTCGGATTGGCAAGATCTGCGAACTCGTCGAGGAAGAAATTCGCACCCGAACGCCCATCGTTCAACTGGCCAATCGAATCGGGAACTACTTCGTCGCCATCGTGCTGGTTCTTGCCGCGATCACGGTGGCCATTTGGATGTCCTCCGGCATGGAAATCGCGATCAACCATGCGATGGCTCTGCTGATCGTAGCTTGTCCATGTGCATTGGGCCTGGCGACTCCTTTTTCCGTCGCATTCGCCCAGGGGAGAGCCGCCGCACGAGGAATATTGGTCAAGTCCGGAGAAGTCTTTGAATCTCTGGCAAGGCCAGGCAGGATCTGGCTCGACAAGACCGGAACGCTAACCGAAGGGCGGATGCGGCTCATCGATTTCGTGGGAGATCGCGACGTTCAACCGGCCGTCGACCTGCTGGAACGTCAAACGGTGCACCCGATTGCCGCGGCCTTGATCGCCAACATGAAAGTTGCAGAGCAAGACCGTTTACCACAATCCGCTCTGAGCAACTTCCTCGTGATCCCAGGCATCGGGATTCAAGCCTTGGTGAATGGTCAACTCATTCAAATCGGGTCCGAGAAGCTGCTCGAAGACAAATCCACACGCATCACCGTAGACCTTCACACAGTGATTCAAGACTTCAATCACCGCGGGTTGACGACCGTTTTAGTCGTACGAAACGGGGAAGTCATCGCGGTGGCTGCGTTGGGGGATCAAATCCGAGCGGACGCGAAAGCCACGATTGCCGAACTTACGCGACTGGGCTGGGATGTGGGGATTCTTTCTGGCGACCATCAAGATGTGGCTTCGCACGTGGGACAGGAAATTGGAATCGAGCAGAAGAACGTACAGGGAAACCTGACGCCTGAAGAGAAGTTGGAAGTCGTGCAGAACTCGGCGACATCGCAAACCGTGGTGATGGTTGGCGATGGAGTGAACGACAGCGCGGCCCTGGCAGCGGCTTCCGTTGGGGTCGCGGTCCAGGGAGGAGCGGAGGCCAGTTTGAAAGCGGCCAACGTCTATCTGACCCGCGACGGCGTTCAACCCATCCTGGATGCCATCAGAGGTTCCCAGCAGACTCTGAGGACCATTCACACCACGTTTGCCATTTCACTCTGTTACAATGCGTTTGCCGTCGTGCTGGCAATGTCTGGCATGATCAATCCGATCGTCGCCGCGATCTTGATGCCGATCAGCTCCCTTTCGGTACTGGCGGTTGCCGCTTCGAACACGGCATTCAGAAATACAAGCATCCCCCCTCAGTCAAAGCCATGAGCGTCATCTACATCGCCCTGCCGATCGCACTTTTGCTGGCTACACTGGCAGTTATCGGTTTTGTATGGTCGGTCCGAGAGGGTCAACTCGATGACCTGGAAACGCCAGCGGTTCGCATTCTGGAAGACGACAAAGTCAAACCGAAGCGCTAAGCAAATGCCAAAAGTCAATTCGACATTTTCGTTCGATTCCAACTACCTAATGCCAAGTCGTTCGATCGAGGCGCGGCAGCGGTAATCGGCTTCGACTGCGAAGCCATCCATAACATGGAATCGGTCCGCATCGGCTTATCCGCTCTGATGTCAGATATCCGGTCGCCACGATCGGGAAGCGTTTCGAAAAAGTCGAGGGGCTTCATCAATGAAATGATCGCCCAACTATTGAGCCTGACCTTGCGACAGAGTAGTTTGATCGAAGTGAATCCGACCTCTTCAATTCCCACATGTTCGACTGGAAAACCATGATGTTTCGATCGCTCACATTTGTTCTCGGGTTGAGTACCGCTCTGTTGGCACTAACGGCTATGGCGGAGGATTCGACTTCGTCGGCAGACCCGCTAGACACTCTCATGTGCGAACGCGGCAAGCTTCTGCTGAACGATAGCTTCGCGACCGGGCCAGGCAAGTCGTGGCGAATCGCCAAGGGAAAGTGGGAGAGTGTCGACGGCGCGACACAGGGATCCGAGCTTAAGGAAGACATGCACGGTGCGGTCATTCGAGTGAATCGTCCGGTTCGCAACTTCGTCGTTCAGTACTCATTCAAGCTGGATGGCACCAAAGGGACGACTTTGAGCATCAACGACGCCAAGGGGCACAACTCACGCGTGCTCCTGAATGAAAAGGGATTCTCTGTCCGCAAGGATGAT
This genomic interval carries:
- a CDS encoding heavy metal translocating P-type ATPase; the encoded protein is MSSEMIVQSRTTRSPKIETECTHCGQPVPSQLAHEDSEEQFCCHGCEAAFRILQEFDGLDPEFLEQARIAAKRQTAAQSYEHLDHPAYMEKYVHETASGISRTKLLLGGVHCASCLFVIEKLPEFLPGVLTTRMNLTAMTVTVEWITASTRLSKIAETLDRLGYPPFPPLAEEREKLEQVESHRQLIRLAIAGACAGNTMLVAIALYFGWFTGMSDEFLHLFRWTIAGLAAVSLAWPGSVFFRGAWQAIRTRTSHMDLPVALGLSAGAGMGLANTILQRGEIYFDSLTVLVFLLLVGRHIQYGQQRRAIRQVSLLHAMLPRAVTRLVHPDPDAGLESVPIEAIRPGDWIHVRAGDVIPVDGKLVCGSTLIDLSILTGESCGVEARQGDRVYSGSTNISSSIVIETTLVGTDTRIGKICELVEEEIRTRTPIVQLANRIGNYFVAIVLVLAAITVAIWMSSGMEIAINHAMALLIVACPCALGLATPFSVAFAQGRAAARGILVKSGEVFESLARPGRIWLDKTGTLTEGRMRLIDFVGDRDVQPAVDLLERQTVHPIAAALIANMKVAEQDRLPQSALSNFLVIPGIGIQALVNGQLIQIGSEKLLEDKSTRITVDLHTVIQDFNHRGLTTVLVVRNGEVIAVAALGDQIRADAKATIAELTRLGWDVGILSGDHQDVASHVGQEIGIEQKNVQGNLTPEEKLEVVQNSATSQTVVMVGDGVNDSAALAAASVGVAVQGGAEASLKAANVYLTRDGVQPILDAIRGSQQTLRTIHTTFAISLCYNAFAVVLAMSGMINPIVAAILMPISSLSVLAVAASNTAFRNTSIPPQSKP
- the ccoS gene encoding cbb3-type cytochrome oxidase assembly protein CcoS, which produces MSVIYIALPIALLLATLAVIGFVWSVREGQLDDLETPAVRILEDDKVKPKR
- a CDS encoding family 16 glycoside hydrolase — protein: MMFRSLTFVLGLSTALLALTAMAEDSTSSADPLDTLMCERGKLLLNDSFATGPGKSWRIAKGKWESVDGATQGSELKEDMHGAVIRVNRPVRNFVVQYSFKLDGTKGTTLSINDAKGHNSRVLLNEKGFSVRKDDHDHAGPDKAELLQTVRTKIAPGQWHTLVVECNGPEFLARLDGKLVAYGSHKAIDVDKTNFGLTVGGESASFKNLSIWEAKPKSDWSATKAKIVAQSNK